Part of the Paenibacillus sp. FSL R7-0273 genome is shown below.
ATCGGATGTGGAGAAGCTGACCCTTAATATAGAAAAAACACCTGAGGAAATGTGGGACCGTCTGGCTGCAGCCATGGCCTCTGTGGAGAAGACCCCTGAGCTGCAGGAGGAGTGGACAGGCAAATTCCGCTCTATTCTCGATGACTGGAAGCTCGTTCCGGGCGGACGGATTGCCGCAGGGGCGGGAGCGAGCGAGGAGCTGACCTTGTTCAACTGCTATGTGGTTCCTTCTCCAAAAGACAGCCGCGGCGGGATCATGCAGACCCTCTCCGAAATGACCGAAATTATGGCGCGCGGCGGCGGTGTCGGCATTAACCTGTCCTCGCTGCGTCCGCGCCGGGCTATTGTCAGAGGCGTTAACGGCTCGTCCAGCGGCTCCGTATCCTGGGGCGGCCTGTTCAGCTATACAACGGGACTGATTGAGCAGGGCGGCAGCCGCCGGGGTGCGCTGATGCTGATGATCAACGACTGGCACCCGGATGTGGTCGATTTCATCACCGTGAAGCAGACGATGGGGCAGGTTACCAATGCGAACCTGTCGGTGTGCGTAAGCAACAGCTTCATGCTGGCTGTCAAAAAGGACCTGGACTGGGAGCTGGTCTTCCCGGACACCAGCGACCCGGATTATGATGAGCTGTGGGACGGGGACCTGGATAAATGGAAGGCGGCCGGCCGTGCGGTTATCCCTTACCGGACTGTTAAGGCGCGCGATGTGTGGCATACAATCATTGAATCGGCCTGGAAGTCAGCAGAGCCGGGCGTTGTGTTTATGGAATACTATAACCAGATGTCGAACAGCTGGTATTTTAATCCTATAATTTGTACTAATCCTTGTTTCCACCCGGACACCCGCATTGCAACAGAATATGGACTCCTTACTATCGAGGAATTATATAAAAAGACAGCCGGAGAATCATTCCTGGTCGGAACCGATTTGAGACTGGTCGAGCAGGCAAAAGTGGTCGGCGGCCGAAGCTATGAAATTCCGGGGCTGCAGATGAGAAGGGCGACGGTATTCCCTACGGGAACCAGAGAGACCTTGAAGATTTCCCTGCAAAATGGGGTTGAGCTATCCGTAACGCCTGAACACCGTCTGTTTACCGATTCCGGCTGGAAAGAGGCTCATACTTTAACTGCTGACGACCGTGTATATCTGCAGTCCGGTGAAGGCGGCTTCGCGGCTGAAGACACACTCGGGGAGCAGTGGGGCTGGTTCCTGGGCTGGCTGACTGGAGATGGCTGGATATCCAAACGCGGCGACATCGGCATGGTATTCGGTGAAGCGGACAGCGAAGTCATCCCGGCACTGATTGCTGCTGGTGAAAGTATTACGGGCGTAACCGCCAAAGTGTTTAACCGGGACAACGGGACCAAGCAGGCATACTGGTGGCGCAAATCGTTCCGCGAGCAGCTTGAAGCCCTTGGGGTCAAGGCTGTCAAAGCGGCGGAAAAAGAGGTTCCGGCCGCACTGTATACCGCTTCGCGCGCGACAGTTGTGGCTTTCCTGCAAGGATTATTTTCGGCAGACGGAACGGTCTATGAGAATGACGAGATGCACCGTACGGTCAGACTGACTTCTGCATCGAAGAAGCTGCTGCAAGGGGTTCAGTTGCTGCTGCTTAATTTCGGGATTAACAGCTCCATTTATAATCGTCCAAAGAAAGCACAGGCTGTCTTTACTTACACAACTCTAAGTGGAGAAGAACGAACTTACGAAGGCGGCGGGTTCTATGAGCTGATTCTGAGCGGAAACAACATTGTAGCCTTCAAGGAAAAAATCGGCTTCAAGCTGATCACCCGAAAACAAGAAGCGTTGGAACGGATCGCCAGACCTTCGCGCAAATCAGAGAAGTTCATGTCCAGAGTCGTTGGTGTTGAGACTGGGGAGCTTGTAACGGTCTATGATATCACCGAGCCTGTAACGCACTCGCTGATTGCCGGCGGAGTAGTTGCTCACAACTGCGGTGAACAAGGACTTCCGGGCTGGGGTGTCTGCAACCTGTCGGCGGTCAATCTCTCCAAATTCTATGATGCGGAGAACCATGATGTGGACTGGGCGGATCTGGCGAGAACCACCCGTTATTCCGTCCGTTTCCTGGACAATGTCATCGACAAAACACCGTATCATTTCCCGGAAAATGAAGCGAATCAAAAGCTGGAGCGCCGCGTAGGTATGGGCACGATGGGTCTGGCCGAGCTGATGATCAAGCTGAATATCCGTTACGGCAGCCCGGAATCACTGGAGTTCCTGGACAAGCTGTACGGCTTCATGGCAAGGGAGGCCTATCTGGCTTCGGCAGAAATAGCTGGTGAAAAGGGCTCATTCAAGGCTTTCGATGCAGAGAAATATCTGCAAAGCGGATTTATGCGCAACATTACTGAGGTGTATCCGGAGGTCGGTGAAGCCGTCCTTAAGCAAGGCATGCGTAACGTCACCGTTATTACTCAGGCGCCAACAGGCAGCACAGGAACCATGGTCGGCACCTCGACCGGGATTGAGCCTTACTTTGCCTTCAAATATTTCCGCCAGAGCCGGCTCGGCTATGACGAGCAGTTCGTGCCGATTGCCCAGCAATGGCTGGAGGCGCATCCGGGTGAGGAGCTGCCGGAGTATTTTGTAACCTCGATGGATCTGTCCGCCAAGGACCATATCCGTGTGCAGGCAGCGATTCAGCGCTGGGTGGACAGCTCCATCTCCAAAACAGCCAACTGCCCGTCCGACTTCACTGTCGAGGAAACCGCCGAGCTGTACGAAATGGCCTACGACCTCGGCTGCAAAGGTGTAACCATCTACCGTGACGGCAGCCGCGATGTGCAGGTGCTGGAAACGTCGAAGAAGGAAGACAAAAAGGACACACCTGCCGCAGCAGAGCCTGCTGCTGAACCGGCCCCGGCGGCGCCTTTAGCGCCGGTAGTGGCAGCAAGCCCGGCACCGCAGGCCGGCGGAGCTGACAAGCAATACAAAAAACGCCCGCAGGTGCTGCGCGGCGCAACCTATAAGATCAACACGCCGTTCGGCATGGCGTATATCACCATTAACGATCTGGACGGCATTCCGGGCGAAATCTTCCTGAATGTCGGTAAGGCCGGCTCCGACGTCTTCGCCATGGCCGAAGCCCTGGGCCGTGTCTGCTCGCTGTTCCTGCGCTACGGCGACCACGGCGAGAAGGTTGAGCTGCTGATCAAGCATCTCAAGGGCATCGGCGGCTCCGGCGCCATCGGCTTCGGCGCGAACCGCGTCGAGTCCATCGCCGACGCGGTAGCCAAAGCCCTCGAAACGCATGTGCAGAATAACGCACATGACGACCACGTGGCCGCTCCGATCGCGGCCACCCTGGAGCTCGATTTCAATGAGGCGCTCAGCGCCGAGCTGCAATCGAGCGTGCCAGCCGCGGCTCCTGCAGATGCCGGGCATGGCGGACACGGGACGCACAGCCACTCGGCGGCATCGCGGGATCTCTGCCCTTCCTGCGGGAGTGCATCGCTTATAAATATTGAGGGATGTAAGACCTGCGGAAATTGCGGGTATAGCCGGTGCGGGTGATCAATCCTTTTATGCATGATTGATATTACATTGTGATTGTGCAAAATAAGTGATAAATTTTGCAATAATAGCGAGAAAATTTCGTCAGATAAAGTGATAAAATCATTTTATACATTTTTTTGTATTAATATTCACAAGTGTATAAGTATGCATAATTATTAAAAGCCTGTAGCTAATAAGCTACAGGCTTTTATATACTACATTATTAATCACTAAGCTAAAGTGTTATGAGGATTTATTTTGAAAGTTTGTTATGTGTCTCCGTATATGGAGGTAAATCATCAATAATGATATCAATTGGTGTTGCAGTTTCATACCTGGGGTTAGAGAGTATATTAATTAATGTTAGAGCTTTTCTTAAGCCCGCAATTTCGCCCTTATTATATTCTGAAAGCTGTAGTTGACTTTCTGTTTCTAAAATAGCAGAATTTAAAGCCTCAATTATTGAATTTTTTAATGTTCCATCACCCATAAATACCCCTCCAATATCTCTTTTCTTACAGCCATTTTGCCTTCTGGATTCTGTAAGCCTCTAAACAACTGTTGATAAAATCTAACTCATCTCCTGTTATAGATTCCTTCCCTTTACTAGATAGTATTAAACCGGAGTTTTGTTGGTTTGTTGAAGTTGAGAGATTGTCTCCTTGAAGAATATATTTTGAATAAAATAACTCCATGGGGATTTCATTGAATTTTTGAAAATATATAGTGACAGCATAATAAAGTTCTAATTTATCTGTAAAGCTGAAAGTCTCTCGGCTTAATGTCTCAAGAAGATCGAAACGTCGAGTGATTGCTGCAATATTAAATCTTTCTTTATCTTCAAGATCAAGAACTTTTATATGGTTAGATTGTAAATTAGCTCTTTGAATATGTGTGACAAGTTCGTGCACCTGTTTAATTTCACTATTACATAATAAATAATCTACCATATTCCATGTTTGATCCTCTAACCTAGTTATGAATGCTTTTATTTCTTCAGGAGCCTTTTCTATAACCCCCGCATTGATTAGTGATTGTGGATCTCCTCCTGTAATCTCTGCAAGAGCTCGTGTGACTTCTTCGGATGCAGGTGGCTTAGCTCCTGATCTTAATTTACTAATATAAGATCGGTCTATTTTAATTCCAGAATCTTTTAATCGTTCTAAAATTTCATTAATACTTAATTCGCTATTCTGTATGTATTTGTCAAGTAAATGAGCATATCCCACGTTGCGTTCTCCTTTTTATAAAAAAAATTTATTAAATGTAGTCATAAAAATTGACAAACTGAAAAAAGGAAGGTAAGATGTTCCGATGACTAATTAGGTCAAATTTATGACCTTTAAAAAGAGAGGAGAGCCTATGAAAGGTTCTTTAATACTACATCCAAAACCCTTCCATGATGAAAGTTTAAAAGGTTATATTATTCGTCTTGCTGAGTTAAACCTTTGCCCAGATATCTTTATATTCTATAAAATGGCTGGACTCCGTAAATCTCATTCAGTTGTTAACGTAAACATGGTCAAAGAGAAAGTTAACCTTACTAACTTGAGCACGATGACAACTTGTACTGAGGATCAATTGGTCTCTCTCAGCTTCAACAATGAACTAGGAAAATCAAATGAAAATAGTAAAAAAACTAATAAAATCATGATTCAAGGTACTCTTATAAGAAAGCAACAAATTTGTTCACTTTGCTTATCTGAAAAAGGATATCATCGCAAATTATGGGATTTAAGCATTGTAACCACTTGTCCTACCCATTTATGTTTACTCATTGATGAGTGTCCTCGATGCCGGAAGAAAATATCATCACATCGTTCGAATCTCATGAAATGCAGATGTGGCTATGATTTAAGAAAAGCTCCAATTGTTAAGGTATCAGCAAAACATACATATTTATCAAATTTAATTAATAAAAGAATGTTTTCCCAGCTACCAATCACCCCCTCTACAATCAATCCTTTAGAAAATCTGGAGATCCTAGACCTGATATATTTAGTGATGTTTTTTTGTGAAGCGAAGTCAAATTACCATGATGGTATCAAACAATATCGGTTCGTGCATAATTACAAGAGCGCTGATTTACATGAACTTATTCAAAATAGCATTAGTATTTTTAATGAATGGCCGACCTCATTTTATAATTTTTTAGACGGAATGAGAACCAATCTGAACTCATTTTATAAAAGGCTATATCTTTGCTTACCTTATCCAGAATTTTTATTTATTCATCAAGAATTTGTTAATTACTATGAACAAAATGAAGATTCTATATATTTCAAAACCAGTTATAAGGAAACATTAGAAAAAAAGATAATTTCACAAAAACACTTGTTGATAAAGTCCAACCAACTAAATGATCTAAAATATTGTACCACTAATGAAGTATCGGACTTATTGGGATTAAAACAACGTGTACAAATTGTTGCTCTTGGAAAAAAAGAAATAATTAGATTGGTGAATGACGCCAACTTAATAAGCAGGTACAATTTTGTTTTTGACCGTCAGAGTGTAGAAAACCTTCTTAAGGAAATTCAAATATTTATGCAAGAGCCTCCTGAAGAAATCACTTCAATTATATCATTTCAAGAAGCTCTGCGCATATTTACAAACTGGGGTCAAAAACTTACTGACTTCCTTCATAGTATCATGACAAAACAAATTAGAGCCTGTGGACGATCTAATGAAATTGGTTTATATAGTTTTTTATTTATTGCTAGTGAGGTAGAAAGTGTTGTCAAAGGAGGATGGTTGTCTATTAACGATATCGCTCATGAACAGGGTATTGATAGAAAGGAGATCTGTTCATGGATAGATAAAGGTTTCTTACCAGCCAAACGGGTTCAAAACCATTATTTTTTAATTACTCCTATTGATTTCCAAAAGTTTAATGAATTATACGTCACAGCAAGAGAGTTGGTTAAAATCCACCCGGAAATTCACTCATCAGGCAAGCTTTTTCGCGTTCTGGTTAGCATGGGAGTGGAGCCTGTAAGCGGTCCTAAAATTGATGGTGGTGCAAGGTATTTGTACAAAAGAGATTCTAGTTTAATGCAGCTGTTAGGTTTAAAAGATTCATAGCCTGGAAATGATATTTTAGTAGAGTTGTAATAAGGAGGTATTATGAAAATGAATCAGCCAGCTAGAAAAATAAAGGCTACTAGAGGAAAAAACCATAGGTGGAAGGTTCCTTATTTTAAAAATGGAAGGATGATTCATTGCGAAAGCGGCTTAGAGCGAGACTATGTAAGGGTAACTGATTTTGATCAGAATGTTGTAGAGATTGCGTACCAGCCGTTGTTTATTCCATACAGAATAAAAGGGAGAATTCGTTTCTATTACCCTGATTTTAAAGTTACATTTAAAGATGGCACAGTCTTAATAGTGGAAATCAAACCTCATTCCAAAGTGTCTAAGCCGGAAATCCAATTAAAAGCACTTGTAGGTCGATTATATTGTAAGAAAAAAGGATGGAAATATATTATCGTAACCGAAAAGCAATTATATGAAAATAGTTGCTTACTCTTTAATTTAGGATTTCTAAGAGCTCTTGGTCATCAACCACAAGTTCCATCAATCGTATTGCAGAATGTTTATGATACTCTATGTATAACCGGAGCCACTACGATATATATGCTTCGTGAAAATTGTCAAGATATTGATGATGAATTTTTTTATGCTGCAATTTACAAGCTTATTTATTTTCAAAAAGTATTTGCTGATTTAATTGCATCGGAGTTGACTGATGAAACATTGGTGTCCGTCAATATAAATCATTTTCAGTTGGGAGGGGAAGTTTGTGCATCGTAAAGAGGAGGCCAAAAAGAGATTGTTTGAACAAATCGACAGGAGTATGTTTTTTAGTATTCCCGGTGTTGTTCATAGCATAAAGGGAAACAGGCAGATAAGTAGATTTCTTTTTACGCCAGGAACTAGGTTTTTTCTAGCGGATGCTGATTATATTGTTCTTAAAATAAACAGTAAAGATATAGAAGTTGTTAACTGTTCAAATGCTATTGTAGAAACTCTAAGTCATGATAAATTATTTAAAGATTGGTCAGCTGGAACATCAATAGTGAAGCAAGGTGATTTGCCTCTGCAAGTATTATTAGGAGTTTATGAATTTGTCGGGTACAAAAAGCAGATAACAATGAAAATGGCACTAAAGTACGGCATATTACAACCAATTATTGATGGACAAATAGAGCCTGTTGCGTACAAAGATTATGTTAATGCACTACCGGAAGAGTTGCGTAAAGTGATCTCAGTTACAACGATTTATCAATGGAAAAGAAGATGGGATAGAGCACAAGATAAGAAAAACTTAATTAAAAGAGATGATATAAAAAATATCAGAGAAAAAATTACATGGACTGAATTAACACAATTATTTCATGAGTGTCTCGTACAGCTAGGAAAAGAAGAGGGCGATAAATTAAATGCACTACATTATCTTGAATTAAAAAGAAAATTGCGCGAATTTCGCTCGCAAAATTAGAGGTGAATAAGTGCAAAGTTTTTCCTTTTCACCAGGAACTAGATTTCGGCTGGGAGATATGGAGTACATTGTCCGTAAAGAGAATGGTAATGATATAGAGGTCACTAACTACTCATATGACACTGTAGAAATTTTTAGTTTAGATGAATTGGTTTTAGCTTGGTCAGAAGGAACATTGCTGGTAAAACAAGATGATATACCTGAGTTGGCACAAATAGCGAATTATGATATTAAAATGTATACAGAACAAGAAATAAACGATATGGAGATAAGGTATAGAATTTTAGAACCTATTATTAATGGGCAAGTAAAGCCTGCTCAGTATACTGATTATATCAAAGGTTTACCCGATGAATTACGCAAAGTGACTTCAATTGCTTCAATATATCGATGGAAGAAACGTTGGGATAGTACACAGGATAAAAGAAGCCTTATCAGAAGAGACGATTTGAAAGGTCCAAAACAACGAACTACACCGACTGAAATAGTTGAGATCATCAAGGGGATTCTCAAGCAAATTGAAAAGGAAGGAGTCAATATCTCTAACAGAAAAATACATCTTGAATTAAAAAGAAGATTAAAGGATATGAATCTAACCAGAGATGAAATACGTAAGATCAAAGCCTGCAGCGACACTACTGTCTATCGAATAGTACAGGATTTAACAGATACTTACCAAAAAGATAAGATGAGACATGGGGTAGTGCAAGCAAATTTGAAGAGAGATGGGTCTACTGGTGAAGTTTACGTAGAACGTCCGCTTCAGAGGGTAGAGATCGACTGGACTCCAATAGATCTTTTTATTGTAGATGTAATGAATCTTGTTACTGAGCGATATTATCTGGTCTATGGTATAGATAAATTAACGGGATATCCTCTCGGATTTTACATTTCTGAAAAAGAACCTGACGCACATGCTATCAAACAATGTTTACTGCATATCATGCTTCCGAAAACTCATATTCGAAAACTTTATCCAAATCTAAAACATGACTGGTTAGCATACGGTGTTCCAGAAGAAATTGTACTTGATAATGCCAAAGTAAACGAGTCGGAAGATCTGGAGGAAATTTGTAATTTGTTAGGGGTTGAACTTGATTATCCTCCAATACAATCAGGTCACCTTAAGGGAACAATTGAGAGAGCATTCCAAAGTTTAAATACTAAAGTATTCCATGGTATCCCAGGAACAACATTTTCAAATACAAAAGAAAAAGATCAGTATGATTCTGAAGGTAAAGCTTGTGTAACTCTAAGAGCATTGTATGAAATAATTCATATAACACTGATTGAACTCGTTGCAAACGATTATGACACCGCCAGAGGCGGGACACCACAGATTCTATGGACAGAGGCTTTAAAAGACACTCGAGTTCATAGAAAGCTTCCCTACAAAAAAGAAGACCTAAAACTCTTACTCGGGACTGGAATTGAACCGCGGACGATTACAAACAAAGGAATCAATATTCAAAACCAATTCTATCAAAGTTCTGAACTCATGAAACTACGAGATCGTAAGGAACGAACGAAGGATGATTCAAAAGTAAGAGTACGTTTTGATAAAGCGGATATGAGAGTTATTTATATTTGGGATGAAAAAAATCGGCAGTATCTTGAAGCGTATCCCACGAGGAATAGTTTTAGAAGGAAAAAAATTAATCCTGAATACCCGGTTCATTATGAGCAACTTCATCACTATAACTATAAGAACTATAAAGGTTACAAAGATTTTGATACAGATGCAGTAGGCGAAGGATATCACGAAGTAATGGAAATAGTTAATCTGAGTAGACTTGAAATTTTAAAACTTGAAAAAATGACTCAGGACGAACGCGCAGCAAAATATTATGATGATATATCAGCAATTAACCTAGTGTACGATTTACAATTGGCTCCAGAGGGGATAGAAACGTTAGAACTCTTAGATGAAAATGATGAAGAGGTTAGTATTGCTTTGAAAAAAAATATTCAAAGCAAAAAGAAGAAGCAAGCCACGTCTCAAAAAGTCACTTCTTCTAAAGGAAAAGAAGAGAATAGCAAGTCAAATCCTAATACCAGTTCC
Proteins encoded:
- a CDS encoding LAGLIDADG family homing endonuclease, whose protein sequence is MSTVEPNQRLEGLSEKIFLDRYAWKDADTNNAKVGDVVLVLTKDDPKFPTKEVGEIVGRSGRIVTVRTRSGELVQSDVEKLTLNIEKTPEEMWDRLAAAMASVEKTPELQEEWTGKFRSILDDWKLVPGGRIAAGAGASEELTLFNCYVVPSPKDSRGGIMQTLSEMTEIMARGGGVGINLSSLRPRRAIVRGVNGSSSGSVSWGGLFSYTTGLIEQGGSRRGALMLMINDWHPDVVDFITVKQTMGQVTNANLSVCVSNSFMLAVKKDLDWELVFPDTSDPDYDELWDGDLDKWKAAGRAVIPYRTVKARDVWHTIIESAWKSAEPGVVFMEYYNQMSNSWYFNPIICTNPCFHPDTRIATEYGLLTIEELYKKTAGESFLVGTDLRLVEQAKVVGGRSYEIPGLQMRRATVFPTGTRETLKISLQNGVELSVTPEHRLFTDSGWKEAHTLTADDRVYLQSGEGGFAAEDTLGEQWGWFLGWLTGDGWISKRGDIGMVFGEADSEVIPALIAAGESITGVTAKVFNRDNGTKQAYWWRKSFREQLEALGVKAVKAAEKEVPAALYTASRATVVAFLQGLFSADGTVYENDEMHRTVRLTSASKKLLQGVQLLLLNFGINSSIYNRPKKAQAVFTYTTLSGEERTYEGGGFYELILSGNNIVAFKEKIGFKLITRKQEALERIARPSRKSEKFMSRVVGVETGELVTVYDITEPVTHSLIAGGVVAHNCGEQGLPGWGVCNLSAVNLSKFYDAENHDVDWADLARTTRYSVRFLDNVIDKTPYHFPENEANQKLERRVGMGTMGLAELMIKLNIRYGSPESLEFLDKLYGFMAREAYLASAEIAGEKGSFKAFDAEKYLQSGFMRNITEVYPEVGEAVLKQGMRNVTVITQAPTGSTGTMVGTSTGIEPYFAFKYFRQSRLGYDEQFVPIAQQWLEAHPGEELPEYFVTSMDLSAKDHIRVQAAIQRWVDSSISKTANCPSDFTVEETAELYEMAYDLGCKGVTIYRDGSRDVQVLETSKKEDKKDTPAAAEPAAEPAPAAPLAPVVAASPAPQAGGADKQYKKRPQVLRGATYKINTPFGMAYITINDLDGIPGEIFLNVGKAGSDVFAMAEALGRVCSLFLRYGDHGEKVELLIKHLKGIGGSGAIGFGANRVESIADAVAKALETHVQNNAHDDHVAAPIAATLELDFNEALSAELQSSVPAAAPADAGHGGHGTHSHSAASRDLCPSCGSASLINIEGCKTCGNCGYSRCG
- a CDS encoding TniQ family protein; amino-acid sequence: MKGSLILHPKPFHDESLKGYIIRLAELNLCPDIFIFYKMAGLRKSHSVVNVNMVKEKVNLTNLSTMTTCTEDQLVSLSFNNELGKSNENSKKTNKIMIQGTLIRKQQICSLCLSEKGYHRKLWDLSIVTTCPTHLCLLIDECPRCRKKISSHRSNLMKCRCGYDLRKAPIVKVSAKHTYLSNLINKRMFSQLPITPSTINPLENLEILDLIYLVMFFCEAKSNYHDGIKQYRFVHNYKSADLHELIQNSISIFNEWPTSFYNFLDGMRTNLNSFYKRLYLCLPYPEFLFIHQEFVNYYEQNEDSIYFKTSYKETLEKKIISQKHLLIKSNQLNDLKYCTTNEVSDLLGLKQRVQIVALGKKEIIRLVNDANLISRYNFVFDRQSVENLLKEIQIFMQEPPEEITSIISFQEALRIFTNWGQKLTDFLHSIMTKQIRACGRSNEIGLYSFLFIASEVESVVKGGWLSINDIAHEQGIDRKEICSWIDKGFLPAKRVQNHYFLITPIDFQKFNELYVTARELVKIHPEIHSSGKLFRVLVSMGVEPVSGPKIDGGARYLYKRDSSLMQLLGLKDS
- a CDS encoding TnsA endonuclease N-terminal domain-containing protein, with product MKMNQPARKIKATRGKNHRWKVPYFKNGRMIHCESGLERDYVRVTDFDQNVVEIAYQPLFIPYRIKGRIRFYYPDFKVTFKDGTVLIVEIKPHSKVSKPEIQLKALVGRLYCKKKGWKYIIVTEKQLYENSCLLFNLGFLRALGHQPQVPSIVLQNVYDTLCITGATTIYMLRENCQDIDDEFFYAAIYKLIYFQKVFADLIASELTDETLVSVNINHFQLGGEVCAS
- a CDS encoding Mu transposase C-terminal domain-containing protein, giving the protein MEYIVRKENGNDIEVTNYSYDTVEIFSLDELVLAWSEGTLLVKQDDIPELAQIANYDIKMYTEQEINDMEIRYRILEPIINGQVKPAQYTDYIKGLPDELRKVTSIASIYRWKKRWDSTQDKRSLIRRDDLKGPKQRTTPTEIVEIIKGILKQIEKEGVNISNRKIHLELKRRLKDMNLTRDEIRKIKACSDTTVYRIVQDLTDTYQKDKMRHGVVQANLKRDGSTGEVYVERPLQRVEIDWTPIDLFIVDVMNLVTERYYLVYGIDKLTGYPLGFYISEKEPDAHAIKQCLLHIMLPKTHIRKLYPNLKHDWLAYGVPEEIVLDNAKVNESEDLEEICNLLGVELDYPPIQSGHLKGTIERAFQSLNTKVFHGIPGTTFSNTKEKDQYDSEGKACVTLRALYEIIHITLIELVANDYDTARGGTPQILWTEALKDTRVHRKLPYKKEDLKLLLGTGIEPRTITNKGINIQNQFYQSSELMKLRDRKERTKDDSKVRVRFDKADMRVIYIWDEKNRQYLEAYPTRNSFRRKKINPEYPVHYEQLHHYNYKNYKGYKDFDTDAVGEGYHEVMEIVNLSRLEILKLEKMTQDERAAKYYDDISAINLVYDLQLAPEGIETLELLDENDEEVSIALKKNIQSKKKKQATSQKVTSSKGKEENSKSNPNTSSISKPSPENIDDLSKESGAWGTSLKKAR